A genomic window from Paucibacter sp. KCTC 42545 includes:
- a CDS encoding putative bifunctional diguanylate cyclase/phosphodiesterase — translation MGQQKSGWLRTARAPALLGLPGVLSALGALGVLGVLGLLGFSGPVWAVAQQPMAGLSVWVYGLGVGAALVLALLLRLLVVLRQRLRRRRAELHAERRERSKLSALLNAIPDPVYFRDQQGAFEGCNPAFELCTGVSETALREQGTQHDQPGLEWSHLRAGADLAEATQRALSWTTGPDGQRICLDVVQAPVLVDGENLGSVGVARDVTRLRAAMTQLHRAVTVFEHCGEGIMVMDADLLIRDVNPAMCAITGYSCEELLGTMPQYLQIGVQNPELLRELWAEVEAKGKWSGELVERNKSGIAVPLWATLVSVPPAEMGGEGHYLAVLTDISRIKQTEAELLHQELHDRLTGLPNAALLRDRINRQIGVAERERSGVALLYIDLDGFRDVNDVAGHAAGDAVLQEAAARFVNVLRASDSVARVGSDEFVVLLSGLVDEETAMRLGERLIDAMSEPVQVNLGEQTQRFNLGASIGLALYPTDGNDVDDLLRNAEAAMCRAKVHARNSVQAYRPELTAAVRLRFELTHALRHANELAQFRLEYQPQVRLSDGVLIGAEALLRWRHPSRGAISPLEFIPLAEDTGLIVPIGRWVLETACAQAAAWHGVPGKPQQVAVNVSARQLRQPDFVAMVDSVLARSGCPPHALELEVTESLLLEDAEGAIELLGALTQRGVRVAIDDFGTGYSSLSYLRRMPVQTLKIDRSFVSELGNGDANVAAIARTVIVLARSLNLDVLAEGVETAEQAAWLQREGCDWAQGWFFGRPMAAADFSYTVTPVAVSGVEAEMDLLPA, via the coding sequence ATGGGGCAACAAAAATCTGGATGGCTGCGCACGGCGCGGGCCCCGGCGCTGCTGGGGCTACCGGGTGTGTTGAGCGCGCTCGGCGCACTGGGTGTGCTCGGCGTGCTTGGCCTCTTGGGTTTCAGCGGCCCGGTCTGGGCGGTGGCTCAGCAGCCGATGGCCGGCCTCAGCGTCTGGGTCTACGGCCTGGGTGTTGGCGCGGCCTTGGTGCTGGCTTTGTTGCTGCGTTTGCTGGTGGTGTTGCGCCAGCGCCTGCGCCGCCGCCGCGCTGAGCTGCATGCCGAACGGCGTGAGCGCAGCAAGCTCAGCGCCTTGCTCAACGCCATCCCCGACCCGGTGTATTTCCGCGACCAGCAAGGCGCGTTTGAGGGCTGCAACCCTGCGTTTGAGCTGTGCACCGGCGTGAGCGAGACTGCCTTGCGCGAGCAGGGCACGCAGCATGACCAGCCCGGGCTGGAATGGAGCCATCTGCGCGCTGGCGCCGACCTGGCCGAAGCCACGCAGCGCGCCCTCAGCTGGACGACCGGGCCGGACGGCCAGCGCATCTGCCTGGACGTGGTGCAAGCCCCGGTGCTGGTGGACGGCGAAAACCTGGGTTCGGTGGGCGTGGCCCGCGACGTCACCCGCTTGCGCGCGGCGATGACGCAGCTGCACCGCGCCGTCACGGTGTTCGAGCATTGCGGTGAAGGCATCATGGTGATGGACGCCGACTTGCTGATCCGCGACGTCAACCCCGCCATGTGCGCCATCACCGGCTACAGCTGCGAAGAGTTGCTGGGCACCATGCCGCAATACCTGCAAATCGGCGTGCAAAACCCCGAACTGCTGCGTGAGCTGTGGGCCGAGGTGGAAGCCAAGGGCAAGTGGAGCGGCGAGCTGGTGGAGCGCAACAAGTCCGGCATTGCCGTGCCCTTGTGGGCCACCCTGGTCAGCGTGCCACCGGCCGAAATGGGCGGCGAGGGCCATTACCTGGCGGTGCTGACCGATATTTCCCGCATCAAGCAGACCGAGGCCGAGCTGCTGCACCAAGAGCTGCATGACCGCCTCACCGGCCTGCCCAATGCCGCTTTGCTGCGTGACCGCATCAACCGCCAGATCGGCGTGGCCGAGCGCGAGCGCAGCGGTGTGGCCCTGCTCTATATCGACCTGGACGGCTTCCGCGACGTCAACGATGTGGCCGGCCATGCCGCCGGCGATGCCGTTTTGCAAGAAGCCGCGGCCCGTTTTGTGAATGTGCTGCGCGCCAGCGATTCGGTCGCCCGCGTGGGTTCGGATGAGTTTGTGGTCTTGCTCTCGGGCCTGGTGGACGAGGAAACGGCGATGCGCTTGGGTGAGCGCTTGATCGACGCGATGAGCGAGCCGGTGCAAGTCAATCTGGGTGAGCAAACGCAGCGCTTCAATCTTGGCGCCAGCATCGGCCTGGCTCTGTACCCGACCGACGGCAACGATGTTGACGATTTGCTGCGCAATGCCGAAGCGGCGATGTGCCGGGCCAAGGTGCATGCGCGCAACTCGGTGCAGGCCTACCGCCCTGAACTCACCGCTGCCGTGCGCCTGCGCTTTGAGCTGACCCATGCCCTGCGCCATGCCAATGAGCTGGCGCAATTCCGCCTGGAATACCAACCCCAGGTGCGCTTGTCGGACGGCGTGCTGATCGGTGCCGAGGCGCTGCTGCGCTGGCGCCATCCCAGCCGCGGCGCCATCTCGCCGCTGGAATTCATCCCCCTGGCCGAGGACACCGGCCTGATCGTACCGATTGGTCGCTGGGTGCTGGAAACCGCCTGCGCCCAAGCGGCAGCCTGGCATGGCGTGCCGGGCAAGCCGCAGCAAGTGGCGGTGAATGTGTCGGCCCGGCAATTGCGCCAGCCCGATTTTGTGGCCATGGTGGACAGCGTGCTGGCCCGCAGCGGCTGCCCGCCTCATGCCCTGGAACTGGAAGTGACCGAAAGCCTGCTGCTGGAAGATGCCGAAGGCGCCATCGAGCTGCTGGGCGCGCTGACCCAGCGCGGCGTGCGCGTGGCGATTGACGACTTCGGCACCGGCTACAGCTCCTTGTCCTATCTGCGCCGCATGCCGGTGCAGACGCTCAAGATCGACCGCAGCTTCGTCAGCGAGTTGGGCAATGGCGACGCCAACGTCGCGGCGATTGCCCGCACCGTCATCGTGCTGGCCCGCAGCTTGAATCTGGATGTGCTGGCCGAGGGCGTGGAAACCGCCGAGCAAGCCGCCTGGCTGCAGCGCGAAGGCTGTGACTGGGCGCAAGGCTGGTTCTTCGGCCGGCCCATGGCCGCAGCGGATTTCAGCTACACGGTCACCCCGGTGGCCGTCAGCGGCGTTGAGGCTGAGATGGACTTGCTGCCTGCCTGA
- a CDS encoding NADPH-dependent 2,4-dienoyl-CoA reductase codes for MNYPHLLSPLDLGFTTLKNRVLMGSMHTGLEDGRKHFERMAVYFAERARGEVGLIVTGGYAPNIEGWAKPFAGTLATSGAARRHQVITQAVHAEGGKIALQILHTGRYGYQPFCVAPSRIQSPISPFTPRELSARGIERQIRAFIRCAKLARDAGYDGVEVMGSEGYFLNQFLVTHTNQRTDEWGGSYANRMRIVIEILTRMREAVGPDFIIIYRLSMLDLIPNGSSWDEVVELARGVVKAGATIINSGIGWHEARIPTIATSVPRAGFAWVTKKLRDQLRAEGITTPLITSNRINAPEVAENVLAEGSADMVSMARPFLADPEFVKKARQNRADEINTCIACNQACLDHTFAQKISTCLVNPRAAYEQEIQVLPLDAARHQHRKNIAVVGAGPAGLAAATTLAERGHEVHLFDGAAEIGGQFNLARRIPGKEEFSETLRYFARRIQVTGVQLHLKRRVKAEELLGFDEVILATGVTPRDPRIKGQDDPALAAKVHSYIDVLTGKAQVGRRVAIVGAGGIGFDVAEFLAEHAGQSLSMDAPAWRREWGVVDPQEQRAGLTRPQPAPPARQITLLQRKAGKMGAGLGKTTGWIHRAALKMKQVEMVAGVNYEAITAEGLWVSYGEKRADTQLIEVDSIVLCAGQEPLRELESPLRAAGARVHLIGGALEAGELDAKRAILQGTRLGCSL; via the coding sequence ATGAACTATCCCCATCTGCTCAGCCCCCTGGACCTCGGTTTCACCACCCTGAAAAATCGTGTGCTGATGGGCAGCATGCACACCGGCCTGGAGGATGGGCGCAAGCATTTCGAGCGCATGGCGGTCTATTTCGCCGAGCGTGCGCGTGGCGAAGTCGGCCTGATCGTCACCGGCGGCTATGCCCCCAATATCGAAGGCTGGGCCAAGCCTTTCGCCGGCACCCTGGCCACCAGTGGCGCGGCGCGGCGGCATCAAGTCATCACCCAGGCCGTGCATGCCGAGGGCGGCAAGATTGCGCTGCAGATCCTGCACACCGGGCGTTACGGCTATCAGCCTTTTTGCGTGGCGCCTTCGCGCATCCAGTCACCGATCTCGCCTTTCACCCCGCGTGAACTCTCGGCGCGTGGCATTGAGCGGCAGATCCGCGCCTTCATCCGCTGCGCCAAGCTGGCCAGGGATGCCGGTTACGACGGCGTGGAGGTGATGGGCTCGGAAGGCTACTTCCTGAACCAGTTCCTGGTCACGCATACCAATCAGCGCACTGACGAGTGGGGCGGCAGCTACGCCAACCGCATGCGCATCGTGATCGAGATTCTGACCCGCATGCGCGAAGCGGTGGGGCCAGACTTCATCATCATCTACCGCCTCTCCATGCTGGACCTGATCCCCAATGGCAGCAGCTGGGACGAGGTGGTGGAACTGGCGCGCGGCGTGGTCAAGGCTGGCGCCACCATCATCAATAGCGGCATCGGCTGGCATGAGGCGCGCATTCCCACCATCGCCACCTCGGTGCCGCGCGCTGGTTTTGCCTGGGTGACCAAGAAGCTGCGTGATCAGCTGCGCGCTGAAGGCATCACCACCCCGCTGATCACCAGCAACCGCATCAACGCGCCCGAGGTGGCAGAGAACGTGCTGGCCGAGGGCAGTGCCGATATGGTCAGCATGGCGCGACCCTTCCTGGCCGACCCGGAGTTCGTTAAGAAAGCGCGCCAGAACCGCGCCGACGAAATCAATACCTGCATCGCCTGCAACCAGGCCTGCCTGGACCACACCTTCGCGCAGAAGATTTCCACTTGCCTGGTCAACCCGCGTGCCGCTTACGAGCAGGAGATTCAAGTCCTGCCGCTCGACGCCGCCCGCCATCAGCATCGCAAGAACATTGCCGTGGTCGGCGCCGGCCCGGCCGGCCTGGCGGCGGCCACTACTCTGGCCGAACGCGGCCATGAGGTGCATTTGTTTGATGGCGCGGCCGAGATCGGCGGCCAGTTCAATCTGGCCCGGCGCATCCCCGGCAAGGAAGAGTTCAGCGAAACCCTGCGCTACTTTGCCCGCCGCATTCAGGTCACCGGCGTGCAGCTGCATTTGAAGCGCCGCGTCAAAGCCGAAGAGTTGCTGGGTTTTGACGAAGTCATCCTCGCCACCGGCGTGACGCCGCGCGACCCCCGCATCAAGGGTCAGGACGACCCCGCGCTGGCCGCCAAGGTGCACAGTTATATCGACGTGCTGACCGGTAAGGCCCAGGTCGGCCGCCGGGTTGCCATCGTGGGCGCTGGCGGCATCGGCTTCGATGTGGCCGAGTTCCTGGCCGAGCATGCCGGCCAGTCACTCAGCATGGATGCGCCCGCCTGGCGGCGTGAATGGGGCGTGGTGGATCCGCAGGAGCAGCGCGCCGGCCTGACCCGCCCACAACCCGCACCACCGGCGCGCCAGATCACCTTGCTGCAACGCAAGGCCGGCAAGATGGGCGCGGGCCTGGGCAAGACCACCGGCTGGATCCACCGCGCGGCTTTGAAGATGAAGCAGGTGGAGATGGTGGCCGGTGTCAATTACGAAGCCATCACGGCCGAGGGCCTGTGGGTCAGCTACGGCGAAAAGCGCGCCGACACCCAATTGATTGAGGTGGACAGCATCGTGCTGTGCGCGGGCCAAGAACCCTTGCGTGAGCTCGAAAGTCCCCTGCGTGCGGCAGGCGCCCGCGTGCATCTGATTGGCGGCGCGCTGGAGGCTGGCGAATTAGACGCAAAGCGTGCAATTTTGCAGGGAACCCGGCTTGGCTGCAGCCTCTAA
- a CDS encoding DUF885 domain-containing protein, which yields MHKPLISASPARSALIPFNKASFAALLLGLSGSFLSPASLAAPVKTPEAQAARDYKAKVAKSEADAAPEASEAQAFDAEVDAFLKAYWQLLPDAAVAAGHYQAAARLPAPTEAERLAQIRFCEQWLARLQALPAKLSLNAGQLGDLALLDNHLQGMRWSLQQFRSDVWDPTGYNVAGGFSDLLNKGEFTPAQRVKLVEQRLRQVPAYYRAALQQIKAPAAPLLQMAIQQNKGGLELFTQDIPALLDSAKLDAASRQRVLKLRDVALQSTQGFIKALEQIDARQTADGSGRSWRIGREAFNEKFRYEIQASVDAPTLFQRALDQKAALHARMSELADGLWPSLFPGEAPPAERLSKIARVINKLSERHVSAEGYFDDIRAQIPALADWVVKHDLLTLDPSKPLQVRETPAFMRGLAGASISAPGPLDPQGVTYYNVDPLDPIGKPEKTESYLREYNHWVLQILSIHEAIPGHYVQLLYSNKSPSKVKALFGNGAMVEGWAVYSERMMMESGWGQVDGKPSPEMGLMYAKWNLRVVCNAILDYSVHVLGMSEAQGLQLLEGEAFQSHTEATEKWHRAQVSSVQLSSYFAGFSEILALRDQLKAAKGDRFNLKAFHEEFLSYGSAPVAMVSRMMQQQAPAKKAPLTPAQTQR from the coding sequence ATGCACAAGCCGCTCATCTCCGCCTCGCCCGCCCGCTCCGCCCTGATCCCGTTCAACAAGGCCAGTTTCGCCGCCCTGCTGTTGGGCCTGAGCGGCAGCTTTTTGAGCCCAGCCAGCCTGGCCGCGCCGGTGAAAACACCCGAGGCGCAAGCTGCCCGCGACTACAAGGCCAAAGTGGCCAAGAGCGAGGCCGATGCGGCGCCTGAAGCGAGTGAGGCCCAGGCCTTCGATGCGGAAGTGGATGCCTTCCTGAAGGCCTACTGGCAGCTGCTGCCCGATGCGGCCGTGGCCGCCGGCCACTACCAGGCCGCCGCCCGACTGCCCGCGCCCACCGAGGCTGAGCGCCTGGCGCAGATTCGCTTTTGCGAGCAATGGCTGGCGCGCTTGCAAGCCCTGCCGGCCAAGCTCAGCCTGAACGCCGGGCAGCTGGGTGATCTGGCCTTGTTGGACAACCATCTGCAAGGCATGCGCTGGTCGCTGCAGCAGTTCCGCAGCGATGTCTGGGACCCCACCGGCTACAACGTGGCCGGTGGCTTCAGCGACCTGCTCAACAAGGGCGAGTTCACGCCGGCCCAGCGCGTCAAGCTGGTGGAGCAGCGCCTGCGCCAAGTGCCGGCCTACTACCGCGCCGCCCTGCAGCAGATCAAGGCGCCGGCCGCGCCGCTGCTGCAAATGGCCATCCAGCAGAACAAGGGCGGGCTGGAGCTGTTCACCCAAGACATCCCGGCCCTGCTGGACAGCGCCAAGCTGGACGCGGCCAGCCGCCAGCGCGTGCTCAAACTGCGCGATGTGGCCTTGCAATCCACCCAAGGCTTCATCAAGGCGCTGGAGCAGATCGACGCCCGCCAAACCGCCGACGGCAGCGGCCGCAGCTGGCGCATCGGCCGCGAGGCCTTCAACGAGAAGTTCCGCTACGAGATTCAGGCCTCGGTGGACGCGCCGACCCTGTTCCAGCGCGCCCTCGACCAAAAGGCCGCCCTGCACGCCCGCATGAGCGAGCTGGCCGACGGCCTGTGGCCCAGCCTCTTCCCCGGTGAGGCCCCTCCGGCCGAGCGCCTGAGCAAGATCGCGCGGGTGATCAACAAGCTGTCGGAACGGCATGTCTCGGCGGAAGGCTATTTCGATGACATCCGCGCGCAGATCCCGGCCCTGGCGGACTGGGTGGTCAAGCATGATTTGCTGACCCTGGACCCCAGCAAGCCACTACAGGTGCGCGAGACCCCGGCCTTTATGCGCGGGCTGGCGGGCGCCTCGATCAGCGCGCCCGGCCCGCTGGACCCGCAGGGCGTGACTTACTACAACGTCGACCCGCTGGACCCGATCGGCAAGCCCGAGAAGACCGAGTCCTATCTGCGCGAGTACAACCATTGGGTGCTGCAGATCCTGAGCATCCACGAGGCCATTCCCGGCCATTACGTGCAGCTGCTGTACTCGAACAAATCGCCCTCCAAGGTCAAGGCCTTGTTCGGCAACGGCGCCATGGTGGAAGGCTGGGCGGTCTACTCGGAACGCATGATGATGGAAAGCGGCTGGGGCCAGGTGGACGGCAAGCCCAGCCCCGAGATGGGCCTGATGTATGCGAAGTGGAATCTGCGCGTGGTTTGCAATGCCATCCTGGACTATTCGGTGCATGTGCTGGGCATGAGCGAGGCGCAGGGTTTGCAGCTGCTGGAAGGCGAGGCCTTCCAGTCGCACACCGAGGCGACCGAGAAGTGGCATCGCGCCCAGGTCAGCTCTGTGCAGCTGAGCAGTTACTTCGCCGGTTTCTCGGAAATTCTGGCGCTGCGCGATCAGCTCAAAGCGGCCAAGGGCGATCGCTTCAACCTCAAGGCCTTCCACGAGGAATTCCTCAGCTACGGCAGCGCGCCGGTGGCCATGGTCAGCCGCATGATGCAGCAGCAAGCGCCGGCCAAGAAGGCGCCGCTGACGCCGGCGCAGACGCAGCGCTGA
- a CDS encoding DMT family transporter: MTENKAQESRHALLVGLLVVLAWGLNFPLQKALLTALGPQGFLFLRFALMPLLVTGLMLQRYGRHWPRVSRADAWALARLGLLGQGLHLALSSYGIDWSTPFSSSVMLACGPVFTLLILRAFGLEHLQRAQVLGIAVAACGALLFMSDKLLAANWRASGGDLILLLAAAMFSYYSVAAKPLIQRHGAVPVMAYASLAAALPLLIYSWPGARQTAWAEVPAWLWLGAAWAVVGIGFLSWLAWGWVNAQRGVARSAPLIYLMPAFAGLAAWLAGGESFTWPKLLGAAITLGGVALAQFSNNSGGSNKASAQIDSQPPID, from the coding sequence ATGACTGAAAACAAAGCGCAAGAATCCCGCCACGCCCTGCTGGTCGGCCTGCTGGTCGTACTGGCCTGGGGCCTGAACTTTCCGCTGCAAAAAGCACTGCTCACGGCGCTCGGGCCGCAGGGCTTTTTGTTCCTGCGCTTTGCCTTGATGCCGCTGCTGGTGACGGGCCTGATGTTGCAGCGCTACGGCCGGCACTGGCCGCGTGTGTCACGCGCCGACGCCTGGGCGCTGGCTCGTTTGGGCCTGCTGGGCCAGGGCTTGCACCTGGCGCTGTCCAGCTACGGCATTGACTGGTCGACGCCGTTTTCCAGCTCGGTGATGCTGGCTTGCGGGCCGGTGTTCACGCTGCTGATCCTGCGCGCCTTCGGGCTGGAGCATCTGCAGCGCGCCCAGGTGCTGGGCATCGCGGTGGCGGCCTGCGGGGCTCTGTTGTTCATGTCGGACAAGCTGCTGGCCGCCAACTGGCGTGCCAGTGGCGGCGACCTGATCTTGCTGCTGGCGGCGGCCATGTTTTCCTACTACTCGGTGGCCGCCAAACCGCTGATCCAGCGCCACGGCGCGGTGCCGGTGATGGCCTATGCCAGCCTGGCCGCCGCCCTGCCACTGCTGATCTACAGCTGGCCGGGCGCCCGGCAAACCGCTTGGGCCGAGGTGCCGGCCTGGCTTTGGCTGGGCGCGGCTTGGGCGGTGGTGGGGATTGGTTTTCTGAGCTGGCTGGCCTGGGGCTGGGTCAATGCCCAGCGCGGCGTGGCCCGCAGCGCACCGCTGATCTACCTGATGCCGGCCTTTGCGGGCCTGGCGGCCTGGCTGGCCGGCGGCGAATCTTTCACCTGGCCCAAGTTGCTGGGAGCCGCCATCACCTTGGGCGGCGTCGCGCTGGCGCAGTTCAGCAACAACAGCGGCGGCAGCAACAAGGCAAGCGCCCAGATCGACAGCCAACCACCGATCGATTGA
- a CDS encoding phosphatase PAP2 family protein has translation MLFSPSSAATPFSIWPWLTRLGEAQILLPLVLVACLWLWRTSERGGRDEAQPGALTPSTQLAPVARRWLFWLGAAAALTTLSKLAFIGWGLGIEALDFTGISGHAMFASAVLPMLAWTLVRGRSLRVQRGAVALAFALAALIAYSRLKVGAHSSVEAWAGLLLGSGASLLSLPRRMRVSSSSASALGQRPPTWLPAGVVAALLLLPIGAPPSRSHDLVTQLALQLSGQQRPFQRLQLKLHLPAHQQQLPGQMQRQQQQPPQPGIAHGATAPV, from the coding sequence ATGCTGTTTTCTCCCTCTTCCGCCGCCACTCCCTTCTCCATCTGGCCTTGGCTGACCCGCCTGGGCGAGGCGCAAATCCTTTTGCCGCTGGTGCTGGTGGCATGCCTGTGGCTGTGGCGGACGAGTGAGCGCGGCGGTCGTGATGAGGCCCAGCCGGGCGCTCTGACCCCTTCGACCCAGCTGGCTCCCGTGGCCCGCCGCTGGCTGTTCTGGCTGGGCGCCGCCGCTGCGCTGACCACGCTCAGCAAGCTGGCCTTCATCGGCTGGGGCCTGGGCATTGAGGCGCTGGACTTCACCGGCATCTCCGGCCATGCCATGTTTGCCTCCGCCGTACTGCCCATGCTGGCCTGGACCCTCGTGCGCGGGCGCAGCCTGCGCGTGCAACGCGGCGCCGTGGCGCTGGCTTTTGCCCTGGCCGCCTTGATTGCATACTCACGCTTGAAGGTCGGGGCGCACTCCTCCGTTGAAGCCTGGGCTGGTTTGCTGCTGGGCAGTGGCGCCAGCCTCTTGAGCTTGCCGCGGCGCATGCGCGTCTCTTCCTCTTCAGCATCTGCCCTGGGCCAGCGCCCGCCGACGTGGCTGCCGGCCGGCGTGGTGGCGGCCTTGCTGCTCTTGCCCATCGGCGCACCTCCCTCGCGCAGCCATGATCTGGTTACCCAACTCGCCTTGCAGCTCTCGGGCCAGCAGCGGCCCTTTCAGCGTTTGCAGCTGAAACTGCACTTGCCAGCGCATCAACAACAGTTGCCGGGGCAAATGCAGCGGCAGCAACAACAGCCGCCGCAGCCGGGTATTGCCCATGGGGCGACGGCGCCTGTTTAG
- a CDS encoding DUF4397 domain-containing protein gives MRFKPWALGLTLAGAALLSACGGGGSSSSTNVRLLNASVSYSALDLSVNSKSLNAKVAYGGVGAYGSVDTGSTASQVLDSSNGSAVVSLTPTLAGNSNYTIIAYGWAGAVRTTLLQETEPNPDANKAKLLLLNLAADAGALDLYVTAANGTGPLTSSTPIATNIIGGSGYNLLNSGAFRLTLTGTGKPNDIRLDLPSVTLDSATVQTLIATSTTGGKLVNGIVLKQQGSTANYLTTSARARVVNGVASASAPVNGVASSAGTSVSATLNSQPLLTQSLAPVVGQYVTTKAGASTLAVTLNGVPVTVAAPTLTAGGDYTLLVSGTVAAPVVSVISDDNRLPSTAGYTKVRLMNGVSTAAGASMQVDFASVASNVLPGFASTPQLLTSLATGSRVNVALPTANPPLQTLTGVNFTANAVFTVFVLGDSVVPYTVQINRDDLVPAQ, from the coding sequence ATGCGATTCAAACCCTGGGCGCTTGGCCTGACCTTAGCCGGCGCCGCCCTTCTCTCCGCTTGCGGTGGTGGTGGCAGCAGCAGCAGTACCAATGTCCGATTGCTGAATGCCAGCGTCTCTTATTCGGCGCTGGACCTTTCCGTGAACAGCAAGAGCCTCAACGCCAAGGTCGCCTACGGCGGCGTGGGCGCCTATGGCAGCGTTGACACCGGCTCCACCGCATCGCAAGTGCTGGACAGCAGCAACGGCAGCGCCGTGGTTTCGCTGACCCCCACGCTGGCGGGCAATAGCAACTACACCATCATTGCCTACGGCTGGGCCGGCGCTGTGCGCACCACCTTGCTGCAGGAAACCGAACCCAACCCGGATGCCAACAAGGCCAAGCTGCTCTTGTTGAACCTGGCCGCCGATGCCGGCGCCCTGGACCTCTACGTCACCGCTGCCAACGGCACCGGCCCGCTGACCAGCTCCACGCCCATCGCCACCAACATCATTGGCGGCAGCGGCTACAACCTGCTCAATAGCGGCGCCTTCCGCCTGACCCTGACCGGCACCGGCAAGCCCAACGACATCCGCCTGGACCTGCCCAGCGTGACGCTGGACTCGGCCACCGTGCAGACCCTGATCGCCACCTCCACCACCGGCGGCAAGCTGGTCAATGGCATCGTGCTCAAGCAGCAAGGCAGCACCGCCAACTACCTGACCACGTCTGCACGTGCTCGCGTGGTGAACGGCGTGGCTTCGGCCTCCGCACCCGTCAATGGCGTGGCCTCGTCGGCCGGCACCTCGGTCAGCGCTACGCTGAACAGCCAGCCCCTGTTGACCCAATCGCTGGCCCCAGTGGTTGGCCAATACGTGACGACCAAGGCCGGTGCATCGACCCTGGCCGTGACGCTCAACGGCGTGCCCGTGACCGTGGCTGCCCCGACCCTGACCGCCGGTGGCGACTACACCTTGCTGGTGTCGGGCACGGTGGCTGCGCCGGTGGTGTCGGTGATTTCCGATGACAACCGCCTGCCCTCCACGGCCGGTTACACCAAGGTGCGCCTGATGAACGGTGTCTCGACCGCCGCCGGTGCCAGCATGCAAGTGGACTTCGCCAGCGTGGCCAGCAATGTGCTGCCCGGCTTTGCCTCCACACCGCAGCTGCTGACCAGCTTGGCGACCGGTTCGCGCGTCAACGTCGCTCTGCCCACGGCCAACCCGCCGCTGCAGACACTGACCGGCGTGAACTTCACCGCCAATGCCGTGTTCACCGTCTTCGTGCTGGGTGACTCTGTCGTGCCTTACACGGTGCAGATCAACCGCGACGACCTCGTGCCGGCGCAATAA
- a CDS encoding HDOD domain-containing protein, producing MEPSIPLSPLFLEKPKSSLTAWVDYFRAIEMPVLATTAEQIDALALDEDTVDMNDLAALINNDPLMLLRLLRHAGAKNLKGRNPADPKSVSSLETLILMGITPFFRSFTNLPCAENWLAERMEAMSGLDRVLDLGHRAARFAHGFATQLDDPNAPLIHEAALLHHFVEMMMWLHAPTLAQQIDTLQATTPGLRTRQACRMVLGIDLLELRLALIKAWHLPDVLAQLTDDDHAKRAQVRCVSLAIRLARHTRKDPSLKALMHLPVEQLNTPGGLYHPALAQDVKDIADLLHLGLEPTLSLLPKLV from the coding sequence ATGGAGCCATCAATTCCCCTCAGCCCGCTGTTTCTCGAAAAGCCCAAGTCCAGCCTAACGGCCTGGGTGGACTACTTTCGCGCCATCGAGATGCCGGTCTTGGCCACCACCGCCGAGCAAATCGACGCCTTGGCGCTGGACGAAGACACGGTGGACATGAATGATCTGGCCGCCCTGATCAATAACGACCCGCTGATGCTGCTGCGCTTGCTGCGGCACGCGGGGGCTAAGAATCTGAAGGGCCGCAACCCGGCCGACCCGAAAAGCGTGTCCTCGCTGGAGACGCTGATCCTGATGGGCATCACGCCCTTCTTCCGCTCATTCACCAATCTGCCCTGCGCCGAGAACTGGCTGGCCGAGCGGATGGAAGCCATGAGCGGCCTGGACCGGGTGCTGGACCTGGGCCACCGCGCAGCGCGCTTTGCCCATGGCTTTGCCACCCAGCTGGACGACCCCAATGCACCGCTGATCCACGAAGCCGCCTTGCTGCATCACTTCGTGGAAATGATGATGTGGCTGCATGCGCCCACCTTGGCCCAACAGATCGACACCTTGCAGGCGACCACGCCGGGGCTGCGCACCCGCCAGGCCTGCCGCATGGTTTTGGGCATCGACTTGCTGGAGCTGCGCCTGGCGCTGATCAAGGCCTGGCACCTGCCCGATGTGCTGGCCCAGCTGACCGATGACGACCATGCCAAGCGCGCCCAGGTGCGCTGCGTGAGTCTGGCCATCCGGCTGGCGCGCCACACCCGCAAAGATCCCAGCCTCAAGGCTTTGATGCACCTGCCTGTGGAGCAGCTGAACACGCCCGGCGGGCTCTATCACCCGGCGCTGGCGCAAGACGTCAAAGACATTGCCGACCTGCTGCATCTGGGCCTGGAGCCGACCCTGAGCCTGCTGCCCAAACTGGTCTGA